The segment GGTGGGCCACGAAGGCAGCACCTTGCTGGTGATCCTGAACGGTTTGCGACTGTTGAGGTAATGGAATAAAAGAAGGTGAGATGTCCGGTCCTGAGCACAGGACCGGATTTTTTTGCGGTGATTGGCAAAACAAAAAAACCTTTACTAAAGTCCATTTCACCACTAAAATAAATTTTAACGATCAAATCATTTTTATCAAAATCCGCCCCGAGACGGGGAGGGGGACCAACCGGAGCCGGTGGGACGTCTAGAAGCGTTGTGATTTACTGACTTTGAAGGTGGTCGGGATTGGGTTTCACATGACCTTCCGTTGTTCTTACGAGCCAAAGCACTCCATGTGAAACCCAACCCTCCCTGCATAGCGAGACCGGGAACGAAGTGACCTAGGCGAGACTTGTGCTGGTGAGTGCATAGCGAAACCGGGAACGAAGTGACCTTGGCGAGACTTGTGCTGGTGAGTGCATAGCGTGACCAGGGAGCGAAGCGACCTAGGCGCGACTTGTGGCCCTATGGGTATGATGGCTTTTTCACAACGCTTCTAGAGTCGGCGGATTAGGATGGGGTCCGAGGAGGAGATGCAAGTGGGGAATCTGGCGGTAAACATGGGGTTGGAAGCGGAAAAGCCTGCGGTGCCGTTGCTTCGCAACCGTCGGTTTGTGATGGTGTGGCTGGCAGGCACCCTGTCCGGGTTGGCCTTGTCGGTCTATTTGCTGACCGAGTCCTGGTATGTGGTGCGGGGGTTGGGACGCCCGGAAGGGTTGGGCTGGGTGTTGATGGCGACCACCCTTCCCCGGCTCTTCCTGATGATGATCGGGGGAGTGGCAGCGGATCGTTTTTCCAAGACGCGGATTCTGTTTTGGTCCGATTTTACCCGGTGTCTGCTGGTGGCGGGGATGGTGGGATTGTTGGCTGTGGGAGGCCTTTCCTATGGGGGACTGATCATTTTTGCTCTCTGCTTCGGCGTTTTGGATGCCTTCTTTTGGCCGGCGGCTCAATCCCTCGTCCCGGCTTTGGTAGCCAAAGAGCAACTCACCCGGGCCAATGCCCTGGTACAGACGACTCAGCAGGTTTCCATGGTGGTGGGACCGGCGCTGGCGGGCTTCGCCGTCGCTTATGGCTCTTTCACCGCCTCCTTCGGATTGGCCGCCGTGTTTCTGCTGCTGGCGAGTATCGTCATCCTGTTTGCCAAGATGGAACAGGCGGGAAGCAGTTCATCCCGGCCTGCCACCTCTCCGCTGCAGGAGTTGAGAGAGGGGATCCGATATGCACGGCAAACCCGGTTTGTATTTATCATCATGGGGATCAGCCTGTTCACCAATCTGGTCTTGGCCGGTCCCGGACAGATCTCCCTTCCGGTGATGGTGGATCAGTATCTGAAGGGAAATGCCCTCGATCTCAGCTATCTGGAAAGCGCTTTCGCCGGTGGCATGGTGCTGGGAGCGGTGTGGATCGGTTGGCTCAATCTCCGGCGCCGGCGGGCGGTGATCAATATTTCCCTCATCAGTCTGGTGGGGGTGATGCTGGCACTTTTCGGGCAAGTGAGCACCATGTGGCAGGCTTTGCCGGTGCTGGTCCTCTTCGGTGCCTTCCTGTCGGCGGGCAACATCTTGGGACAATCGATGATTCAGGAAAGGGTGGAACCGGATAAATTGGGGAGGGTCTCCAGTCTGCTGGCCACAGGTTCCATGGGACTGATTCCTCTCTCTCACGGATTGGTCTCCATCATTCTGTCCATGGGTGTTCCGATGCCCTGGATCCTCCTGGTGGCAGGTGTCATGATGACTCTCTTTATGTGGTGGGTTCTGTGGCGGGTGAAGATGGTTTGGACCTGGGATTGAAGCCCTGCTCGTACCGGCTGGGGCGGGTGTGTTATCCTGAGGGAAAGCGCTTCAGGGACAAGGAGGCACCCGGTTTTGACCAAATGGCGAAAGGTAGACAATATCGAGCTGATGAAGCTGATCTCCGATCCCCGTCGGCATCGGATCCTGCATCTGTGTTCCGATGAGCCGCGGACGGTGAAACAACTGGCGGAAGCCTTGGGGGAGCAGCCTTCCCGTCTCTATTATCATGTGAACAAACTGGTGGAATTTGAGATGCTGGAAGTGGCCGAGACCCGTCAGGTGGGCAACCTGACGGAGCGGGTTTATCAAACCGTCAATCTCGGAGATGTTATCTACCGGACCGATCCCAAAATGGTGGCGGAGAACCCTCATTTGGCGATGGCGGCCATCCGGCAGAAGGTGGACCCCGGTCTGGGCATGTTTGCACAGATGCCGCGTATATTGCAAGAGCGGGAGCAGGCGGGTCAGGGGATCGAGGGGTTTCCCTATCACCTCACCATCGACAGCAACACCGAATACATCACCGCCAAAGAATGGATGGAATCCCTCAGGCGGGTTCACCAAGCCTGGTTGAAAGAGGGAGAAGAGATCACCCAGTGGCCGGATCCCGATTTTCCCTATCCCTTCGGGGATGAAAATGAAAAGGGAACCTACCAGTACGTGCTGATCAGTTACCGGATCGAAGATGCCCAGCAGTTGGGCTTGATCCCCCCATATGGGGATGAGGAGGAAACAGGGAAACAGCAGGAGAAGGAAGAGAACGACGGTTCCTGAATGGGATGATGGGACCAAAGTCTGAGAGAGGCCCCGCCGGTTGGGGCTTTTTTGGTAGCCGCATCACAGACTCCCAGAGGAGGCGGGGCGGGGAACGGGTTGGTATGATGAAGTGGCAATGAAAGTGTACATAACGGTGGAAATCAGGTGAACACCATGGAACCTCTTATGAAAGATCGGCGGATGTATCTGTTGTTGACGGCCAATATCGCCTCCTCCGTGGGCACAGGCATCTCGGGAATCGCCATTCCCTGGTTCTTGATTCAACAGCCCGGCGGGGAAGCGGTGTTTGGATATCTGATGTTCGGGATGACAGTGGTCTCCTTCCTGCTCTCTCCCATCATCGGAGTGTGGGTGGACCGTTTCTCCCGCAAAGGTCTGCTGCAGTTGAATCAATTCCTGGGATTGGCGGTGACGCTCCCCTTCGCCCTCTGGGGGTGGGCCGCCGGCTCCTTTTCCCCCTGGCAGCTGGTGGTGATCAGCGCTTCCAGTACTCTGTATTACAATCTTCACTTTCCGACCCAGTTCGCCCTCGTGCAGGAGATCTTCGACCGCTCCCGGTATCGGGCCCTGAACAGCCTGTTGGAAGTACAGAGTCAGGCGGCGGCGATGATCAGTGGAGGTTTGGGGAGCCTGTTGTTGGGGATGATGGATCTTCAGTGGATCTTGTTGATCGACGCGTCTACTTTTCTGTTCGCCCTGATCCTGATCTCCCTCCTCCCTTACCGGCATCATGGCAGGCAGACAGCGCCCCCTCGAAGTCCCGGCGGCTGGTGGAGCGACCTCTCCGGAGGAGTGGCCTATCTTCGCAGCCGGCCGGGGTTGACCTTCTTTTTCTTTTGCACGATGCTTCCCTTTATCGGGGTGATGGCCAGCAATTATCTGAATCCCCTCTATGTGGTGGACACCCTGAAGGCGGATGCTGCAGTGATGGGACTGCAAGAGATGCTGTATGCCGTCGGAGCGGTGGCAGCGGGTTTCACCATCCCGTGGCTGGCCCGCCGCTGGGGTTCCCATGTCACTCTTCTGATCACTGTCGGTCTGTTCACACTGTCGACGGCAGTCCTGGCTTTTGTTCCGGTGGTGGGAGTATTTCTGACGATGAAGGTGCTGTTCGGTTGGGGCAATGCCGGGACAAGGGTGGCCCGCAACACCCTGATGATGGAACGGGTGCCCAACGTCTTGATCGGTAGGGTGAACAGCTTTTTTCAGGCCACGGGGTATATTCTGCGAATTCTCTTTCTGGGACTCTTCACCCAAACCGTTCCCGGGCTGGGGGCCACCTGGGCCTATGGAATCCTGTTTCTGCTGATGGCGGGAGCCTGGGTCGGCGTGGCGTGCGGCCGGAGGGTGGTGAGGGGGGAGGGGGAGATGCCGGAGGAGACCTCTCTCAAAACCGGATAATTGGCCGGAGTCGGTTCATTCAGGGGTGAATCCTCGGTATATGAGGATGCACCCCTGACCATCCGCATCTGTTTTGAGAGTGGAACCACCCGATAAACAGACGGGTCCGGTTGCAAAAAGCCAAAAATCTGCCCATGGCAGTTTTTGGCTTTTTTAATATCTCACATGGGTCTTTCTTCCCACTCTCTTTACAATCGAAAAGGATTAACTGGGGGATGATTCCCGTTCCGTTTCCGCCGCTTCGATCCGGGGAGGCTGGGCAGGTGTCTTCTCCTCATGGCCGGAAGTGGTGTTGCGGATCATCTCATTCAAGTCGAGGCCGGAGACTTGTTTCACCATTTCCGGGGCCTGGGCCATCAGTTGGGTGACATAATTACTCACCTTGGCGGCCCCATCTCCGCCGTGGCCGGAATCGACGACAGTGATCTTGTCGATGCGGGCCATCGGTTCTGCCACTTTGCCGGCCAATTCAGGCAGCATCTTGGCGATCAGATCGAGGATGGCCGCCTGGCCGTATCGTTCAAAGGCTTCCGCCAACTTCTCTTTGGCCTCCGCCTCGGCCAGCCCTTTGGCCCGGATCACATCAGCCTGGGCCATCCCTTCGGACTTCTCCACCTCCGCCCGGGCGATCCCCTGGGCTTTATGAGCTTCAGCATCGGCCATCCCTTTGGCCCGGATCGCTTCCGCCTCGGCCCGGGCCTGTGCTTCCCGCTCAAAGCGGGCGGCCTCGGCGGACTGTTCCTTGGCGTAACGGTCCGCGTCCGCTTTTTTGCGGACTTCGGCATCATACTGTTTCTCCCGGCGGAGAATCTCTTTCTCCTCCAGCTCGATGGATTTCTGTTTCCGCACCAGTTCAATCTTCATCTCTTCATCGACAACCTGCTGTTTATAGCGGTTTTCCTGCAGTTGATAGGCCTGGTCGGCTTCCGCCTTCTTCATGTCCTGTTCAATCTTGAACTGGGCGATCTTCAGCTCTTTCTCTTTCTCCGCCTCGGCGATGTTGGTTTCGGAGATCAGAGTGGCTTTGGTCCCTTCTTGCCGGGCCTTGGAGGTCTGGATTTCCGTATCCCGGCGGGCATTGGCTTCGGCGATGTCCGCATCGCGGCGGACGGCGGCGATCCGGGGACGGCCGAGGGCATCCAGGTAACCGTTGTTGTCACGGACATCCTTGATGGTGAAGGAGACGATGGAGAGTCCCATCTTCTTCAGATCTTTGGCTGCCACGGCGTGCACTTCCTGGGCGAACCGATCCCGGTTTTTGTAGATCTCCTCCACGGTCATCGTACCCAGAATGGCCCGGAGATGGCCTTCCAGCACCTCTTCGGCCTCATCCTTGAGGGTGTCCACATCCTTGCCCATAAATTGTTCGGCGGCGGTGGCCACATCTTCCAGCGAGCTGCCGATTTTGATGATGGCGACGCCGTCGGCCATGACCGGCACCCCCTGTTCGGTGTAAACTTCCGGGGTGGAAACGGTCAGTTTGTGGGAGAGGAGGGAGAGGCGTTCCGCCCGTTGGAAGATCGGAACGATAAAGGCGCCGCCGCCACGGATGATCTTCATCTTTTTCCCCGAGGCGTCAGTGGTGGAATTTTTTCCTCCCAGCATACTCCCGGTCACGATCAGGGCTTCGTCGGCACCGACGGTTTTGTACCGGGCCCAAAAACAGATGGCCAGCACCATGAAGACGATGGCGGCCAAGCCGAGGATGGCCAGGGTGGTCACAGTTGGTTCACTCCTTCGTCTGAGTTGGGTTCAACCGGGGTGACCCACAGGACGGACTCTTCCACCTTGCGTATGATGACGCGGGCCCCCTGAGGGATCGGGTGATGATGAAGACTGGAGGCGATCTGGTTGGTGTGTCCGCCACCTGTCCAGACCAGCAATTCTCCACACCCCTCGGCGGGAATGGCCGTGATCACTTCCCCCTGCCGCCCGATCAGGTCCGACATTCGGAACCCGACGGAACTCTCCGCATTTTCCATCGGTTTAACCACCAGAAGGTAAAGCAGGACAGAGGCGACCACAGACAGCCCCAGGGCTGATAAGCTGAGGAAGGCCCCCTCCAGCAGGGTGGTTTTGGACAAGATGAGGCCTGCCGCCCCGAAGGCTGTCAAGGCTCCCACCCAGACCACGGGGTGGAACATGGCAGAGCCTCCAGTGATCCCCTCCGTCAATCCCTCCAGCAGGTCCCCGATGATCCATGAGAGTGCTGTCAGCAGGATCCCGACCAGAAAACATCCCCAAAAAACAAGGGTCCAGTCCATTCCAGTATCCCCCCTAGAAGTATTGTGATTTACTGCGTTTGAAGGCGGTCGGGATTGGGTTTCACATTCCGTTCCGGTTGTTCTTACGAGCCAAAGTCACTCCATGTGAAACCCAACCCTCCCTGTGGACAGGTTTTTTCACAACGTTTCTAGTACGGTTGTCGCCTTATATTTACGGATGAGCCGCTCAGAAGTTTCGCCGGACACAAAAAAATCCGCCGTCCTTGAAAGGGGCGGCGGTATTCGGTTCACTGGAATTTGAAGGTGACGACCAGAATGATGAAGGCGAGCAGGAGCACTGTCAGGTTGAGGAGGTTGATGTAACGCTTGACACTTGCAGTCTTGGCGGCGGGATCGGTCTCTCCTTGCAACTTTTTGAAGAGACGGCCGCCGT is part of the Kroppenstedtia eburnea genome and harbors:
- a CDS encoding MFS transporter encodes the protein MGNLAVNMGLEAEKPAVPLLRNRRFVMVWLAGTLSGLALSVYLLTESWYVVRGLGRPEGLGWVLMATTLPRLFLMMIGGVAADRFSKTRILFWSDFTRCLLVAGMVGLLAVGGLSYGGLIIFALCFGVLDAFFWPAAQSLVPALVAKEQLTRANALVQTTQQVSMVVGPALAGFAVAYGSFTASFGLAAVFLLLASIVILFAKMEQAGSSSSRPATSPLQELREGIRYARQTRFVFIIMGISLFTNLVLAGPGQISLPVMVDQYLKGNALDLSYLESAFAGGMVLGAVWIGWLNLRRRRAVINISLISLVGVMLALFGQVSTMWQALPVLVLFGAFLSAGNILGQSMIQERVEPDKLGRVSSLLATGSMGLIPLSHGLVSIILSMGVPMPWILLVAGVMMTLFMWWVLWRVKMVWTWD
- a CDS encoding ArsR/SmtB family transcription factor yields the protein MTKWRKVDNIELMKLISDPRRHRILHLCSDEPRTVKQLAEALGEQPSRLYYHVNKLVEFEMLEVAETRQVGNLTERVYQTVNLGDVIYRTDPKMVAENPHLAMAAIRQKVDPGLGMFAQMPRILQEREQAGQGIEGFPYHLTIDSNTEYITAKEWMESLRRVHQAWLKEGEEITQWPDPDFPYPFGDENEKGTYQYVLISYRIEDAQQLGLIPPYGDEEETGKQQEKEENDGS
- a CDS encoding MFS transporter, translating into MEPLMKDRRMYLLLTANIASSVGTGISGIAIPWFLIQQPGGEAVFGYLMFGMTVVSFLLSPIIGVWVDRFSRKGLLQLNQFLGLAVTLPFALWGWAAGSFSPWQLVVISASSTLYYNLHFPTQFALVQEIFDRSRYRALNSLLEVQSQAAAMISGGLGSLLLGMMDLQWILLIDASTFLFALILISLLPYRHHGRQTAPPRSPGGWWSDLSGGVAYLRSRPGLTFFFFCTMLPFIGVMASNYLNPLYVVDTLKADAAVMGLQEMLYAVGAVAAGFTIPWLARRWGSHVTLLITVGLFTLSTAVLAFVPVVGVFLTMKVLFGWGNAGTRVARNTLMMERVPNVLIGRVNSFFQATGYILRILFLGLFTQTVPGLGATWAYGILFLLMAGAWVGVACGRRVVRGEGEMPEETSLKTG
- a CDS encoding flotillin family protein encodes the protein MVLAICFWARYKTVGADEALIVTGSMLGGKNSTTDASGKKMKIIRGGGAFIVPIFQRAERLSLLSHKLTVSTPEVYTEQGVPVMADGVAIIKIGSSLEDVATAAEQFMGKDVDTLKDEAEEVLEGHLRAILGTMTVEEIYKNRDRFAQEVHAVAAKDLKKMGLSIVSFTIKDVRDNNGYLDALGRPRIAAVRRDADIAEANARRDTEIQTSKARQEGTKATLISETNIAEAEKEKELKIAQFKIEQDMKKAEADQAYQLQENRYKQQVVDEEMKIELVRKQKSIELEEKEILRREKQYDAEVRKKADADRYAKEQSAEAARFEREAQARAEAEAIRAKGMADAEAHKAQGIARAEVEKSEGMAQADVIRAKGLAEAEAKEKLAEAFERYGQAAILDLIAKMLPELAGKVAEPMARIDKITVVDSGHGGDGAAKVSNYVTQLMAQAPEMVKQVSGLDLNEMIRNTTSGHEEKTPAQPPRIEAAETERESSPS
- a CDS encoding NfeD family protein gives rise to the protein MDWTLVFWGCFLVGILLTALSWIIGDLLEGLTEGITGGSAMFHPVVWVGALTAFGAAGLILSKTTLLEGAFLSLSALGLSVVASVLLYLLVVKPMENAESSVGFRMSDLIGRQGEVITAIPAEGCGELLVWTGGGHTNQIASSLHHHPIPQGARVIIRKVEESVLWVTPVEPNSDEGVNQL